CGGTTCCGCGAAGCGTGATGCCTCGCATCCGTGCGTAGCGGCGCGCATCCATGTACGCGTACTTGACCCATGCCCATTGTGCGGGGCTGCGCTCGCTCGTGACGACTGCATCGCGCGAGTCGAGGCGCGCCGAGCCTGCAAACGATGGAATGTCGAGCGACAGCGGCCGCCAGTCCACGGCGATCCCGAGCGACGCCGCGAGCTCCCGCGTCGGATCCTTGGCGAGATACGCGTACGGGCTCTTGAGATCGAGATAAACGATGAGCGGACGATCCGACCGGAGAGGATCGAAGCGGGAGACGGCGTCGAAGGCTCGCACCGCGCAAGAGTAGCACTGCGCGCGTCACGGGCCAGAGGCCGGCTGCCCGGGAACCCGGATCCGGCTCACCCGGATCGCCGCGGCCCTGCGTCCCGGCAGCCTCGAGAATCCCGAGGACTCGACACGTGAGCTTGGCTAGAGAAAAGACTTCTTCAGGCAAGCCGGACGAGCACGGAGACCACACCGATCCCCGCCACCATGATGCCGCCCAGGCGCATCGTCATACGTCTCTCGAGATCGATGAGCTGCACCTGCGTCGACATTTCCCCGAAGCGCAGCTCCGTACGGCGTTCCTGTTCGGCCAGCCGGATTTCGAGCCGCTTTTCCATCTCGGCCAAGCGCGTATCCAGGTGTTTCTCGAGGTAGTCGAAGCGGGCGTCGACCTGGGCGAAGCGGGAATCGACTTGAGCGAAACGGGAATCGACCTGAGCGAAACGCACGTCCAAGCGCGCCTCCAGCTCATGCAGGTCGTGCGCAACCGCTCCAAAGCGCGCGTTCATGCGCGCCTCCAGCTCATGCAGGTCGTTCGCAACCGCTCCAAAGCGAGCGTCCATGCGCGTCTCGAGCTCACGCACGTCCTGCCTGGTCGCTGCGAAGCGCGCATCCATGCGCACTTCCAATTCGCTCAGGTCCTGCTTGGTAGCCAGCGTATCCGTCATCGCGGCCGCGAGCGCCTCGGCTTGGCCTTCAGCCTGCTGCTCGCTGAAACCAGCTTCGCGGAGCCGCCGCGCGTACGCAAGCGTGTCGAGCGCGATCGCCATCACGGTTGCCGAAAACCGGGTGACATCGTTGCCGGCTCTGCGCGGTCTGGTTGCACAGACGCAGGCTCGCGCGTGAGCGGCCGGTCGTCAATGTCGACGATCGCATACTGTGACTAAGGAATCTGCGTAGGGGCATGGCGGAGTTTCCTCGGTCCCGGTGGGGAAGGCCTGGATCCCCAACCTGCGACTTCCTAGCGCACTTCCTCGCCGCCAACCACGAACACGACGCTGGTTCCGTACACCTGCGCTGCCAGGTCTTCGGGTAACGGGTATTTCGAGAACGTCCCGCTTCCGAAATCGACATACAGGGAAGGAAAGGAGTCGTAACGACCCGGGCGAGAAGCCATGTGGATCCCTCCCGGCAGGACATGGTGCTCGTCCCCTTTGCGGGCCGTCACTCCGGTGGGCGAAGCGTAGAAGATGCCATGGACATCGATGTGCGTCGGACGGTACTCGCCGACTGGCAACACGTAGTCGATCCCGAGTGGTGCGGGGACGACGATTTCGTGAACGACCCTGAAGGCGGTGTCGAGTGCCCGCGCCGAGCCGATCCGATCGGAATCCTGAATGGGGCGCTGCGATGCCGCACAACCCACAATGAGCAAGCCCGCGACGACGCCTGCGACAACGGCACGAAACCTTGCACGGACCGCGAGTGTCCATCGGGCACCGTTTGTCGCCGGAGCAACAGAAGGCTGGCTTGCCGGCGTTTCCGGTGCCACGTCGCTACGCCCTGCCTGTTCGCGCGGGAACTTCCGCAGTGCGTCCGCGATGCAGGCGATAGATGCCAAGCGCCCACTGCGCAGCCGGATGTCGCAGCAGCGTGGCGCGATAGTCCTGCAGGTACGATGGCAGCTCGACCTGCAGCGGATACTGGATCTCGGGCGGCTGCAGCAGAACGCTCAGCAGCGCCGCGGCCGTGAGATCGGCGATGCTGAAAGCCCCGCCGACCAGAAACGCGCGGCCCTGCCGCTCCTTTTCGATGCGGTCGAGTGCCGCCGCGACGACGCCGCGGTCCTTCGCCAGGTTGGCGGCGCTTACCTTGTGACGCCAACGGTAGAAAGACGGGAAAATCCGGAGCAACGGGCGCAGTCTTCCGTAAGCCTCGTCGGGCATGCCTGTCGTCAGCACCCGCAGCGCGATATCCGGATCGCTCGCGAAAAGGGGAGTTACGACTGCCGCGCGCAGCGCCGGGCCAAGCGTCTCGTCAAGATCGTCCTCCAGTTCGAGGGCGCGTTTTCGTGCGGTGGGGTCCTGCGGGTAGAGAGGCGGCTCCGGGTAACGCTCTTCGAGCGCAGCGATGATCCGCGTGGAATCGGCGAGGGCGTGGCCATCGAGCCACAAGATCGGCAGCTTGCCCTGGCCCGTCGCGCGCCACGCGCGGATCAGGTAGTCGGAGCCCAGCACGCGGCGGCGGTGTCCGATGCCCTTGTAGTCGAGCGCCCAGCGAACCTTCTCACTGAAATGCGATAGCGGGATGTGCCAGAGAACCGGGGTATCCATCGTGGTCAGCAGGCGACGAACAGCGTCCGAGGGTACTGGCTACCCCGAATATTCGAGCACAGTAACGCGGCGGCTAGTCCGCTCGAATCACTGTCGTGCAAGCGTAGGGGAACGAGACGGCACACACGACGATGCCAGCACGAAGACTTTTGGTCTTCCCTTTCCCGCCCACGGTAATTGTACAGCGTTTCCCCTCGGCCGAGGCGCTGTCGAGAGTAGTGCAAGTATGGCCGGCGGCCAGGGTGGCGCACGTCGAAGTGGCGGCGACGCTGCCGTCGGAATTCTTGACGGTCAACGTCACGTCCGTGAGATCCGCCGTCGTGATATTCGACGCTTCGCAGAACGCATATTGGCTAAGATCGCCATTCAGCCACACCAGCTCCGATTCCAGTGCGAAAACGGGCCGGGCGAGTCCGAGAAGGACCACCGCGAGACACGACCAGCGAATCAACCTTTTCATCGGTTTCCAGCTCCTTCGGTCAGCGGTGCTCTCTTCTCGAGATGAACGGACAGGCAGGCCGACCTGCAAAGTGCCCGGCTGCACGGGTTGACGCAAGGCCGCGCCAACGAAATCGAGCGCAGAGCGTATGGACACCCGGACGACCGAAGTGCGCGTGATCGCGATCGATGACCTGGCTTCGTGTCCAGCCCTCGTCTCTCGTCGACGCCGGTGATCCGCTGCCCTGGCCACAGCAGCGGCAATGCGGTCATCTTTCGACAACGTTTCCAGGACGACAGGGAGGTCAGCGATGACGGTCACGCCGCTTTACGCAGGTGCACTCGCAATCTGGTTCGCCGTTCTGAGTCTCCGGGTGATCCAGGGGCGGGTCGGTCCGGCAGGGCCGAGCCTCGGGGACGGCGGGGACGCCGCGATGCTTCGCCGCATCCGCGGCCACGCGAACTTTGCCGAGTACGTGCCGCTGATCCTCGTGCTGATGGCGCTGCTGGAACTGAACGGCGAGCCGAAGTGGGTGCTGCACGCCCTCGGCTCGACGCTGCTGGTCGCAAGACTGCTGCACGGCTATGCGTTTTCGTTCACGCAGCAGTTCGCACCCGGACGCACGGGCGGCGCGGTGCTCACGCTGGTCCTGTTGCTCGTGAGCGGCGCCATGTGCCTGCGTGCCGGTCTCGCGGCGCTGTAGAAGGTCTCATGCGCCGGGGCGGTGATCCGCGGCGGCGCGCAAGCCTGTGAGGCGCCGCTACGGGGCCGTGAGGTGCACTCCGGCGGCAGACGTCAGGTTCGCGACCTCGTTCCCCTTGGACATCAGGATCAGGCTGTTCCCGCTGTAACGAAACGCGTCGGTGGCGATCAGCGCGTCGGTGACCGCATCTTCTGTCGACGACTGCTGCTCACTGCACATGGCTTGTCCGTTCGTGAGGTTCGAGAAGCGCAGTGTGCCGGCGGTGAGATCGATCTCGAACGCGGCCGTCATCGGATTGCACGATGTGGAGCCGACCATGCGACCGTTCTCCCTGCCCATGACGAAGCTCGCGTCGTCCGGCGACGGTGGCAGCGCGCCGTCGTAACCATTGACCTGCGTGAAGATCCATTCCCTGCCGAGAGGAGAGCCCGGTGTTGTCGCGCCGGTTGGTGCCACGGCCGGCGCCTGCGGACCTCCGGTCTTGTCGATCTGCATCTGCGCCATGGACATCGGCTGAGCCCCTGCCGGCTCCTCTGTCTGTCGCGGCGTCATCGCGCTGCATCCGGCAATCACGAAGATAAGGATTGGCAGAAATGTTGCGTTCATCGGTCCCTCCCGGCGTGACTCACAACGGCCAACCTGCCCTGCTTCCGTCGTGGCGCGGACATTTCGACTTCCATCAACTCAGAAGATGACGTGCATCCGCAGTCCGACGATCACGTCGGTGTGGACACTGGGCTGGTCGAGCAACCCGAGAACCTGCTTCTTCTGCGCCGGCTCGACCACCTGGAGATCGGGAGTCAGCACGAGCCACGGGGTAACCGCGGCGGCGTAGTACGCCTCGAAACCCCATTCGTCCTGCAGGAACGACAGGTCCTGCAGCGGTGTCTGAAGCGTCGGGGTCTTCACATCGATCCAGTAAAAGCCGAGACCGAATCCGTCGTTCGCGCGGCTCTCGAACACGCCCTTGCCGCCGATGCCGAGGCTCACGAAGTCTTCCATGGGATTGGGATTGCCGTCACTGAAGCCGAGGCGTGCGAATACTCCCGCCCCTTGGCCGGAACCTTTCTTCGGCTCGTAGAAATACTGGTCGAAGTTGTAGTAGACGGCCCAGGTATCGGTCTGTTTGACGATGAGGTTCTTGTCGAGGACTGCGCCGATGCGCTGGTCCAGTGAGGTGAAGTTCCTGTTGGAGTAGGCTCCGCCTACAAGCTGGTGCCCGGTCAGGCCGAAGAAGCCCGTCCGGACGCGTCCCTCTCCCGCAAACGTCAGCTTGTCGGTGGTGAGGTCGTCGAAGCCGGCCTCGGAGGCGTTTCCAT
This is a stretch of genomic DNA from Candidatus Binatia bacterium. It encodes these proteins:
- a CDS encoding META domain-containing protein; translation: MSMAQMQIDKTGGPQAPAVAPTGATTPGSPLGREWIFTQVNGYDGALPPSPDDASFVMGRENGRMVGSTSCNPMTAAFEIDLTAGTLRFSNLTNGQAMCSEQQSSTEDAVTDALIATDAFRYSGNSLILMSKGNEVANLTSAAGVHLTAP
- a CDS encoding glutathione S-transferase family protein yields the protein MDTPVLWHIPLSHFSEKVRWALDYKGIGHRRRVLGSDYLIRAWRATGQGKLPILWLDGHALADSTRIIAALEERYPEPPLYPQDPTARKRALELEDDLDETLGPALRAAVVTPLFASDPDIALRVLTTGMPDEAYGRLRPLLRIFPSFYRWRHKVSAANLAKDRGVVAAALDRIEKERQGRAFLVGGAFSIADLTAAALLSVLLQPPEIQYPLQVELPSYLQDYRATLLRHPAAQWALGIYRLHRGRTAEVPARTGRA
- a CDS encoding MAPEG family protein; the protein is MTVTPLYAGALAIWFAVLSLRVIQGRVGPAGPSLGDGGDAAMLRRIRGHANFAEYVPLILVLMALLELNGEPKWVLHALGSTLLVARLLHGYAFSFTQQFAPGRTGGAVLTLVLLLVSGAMCLRAGLAAL